A single Polyodon spathula isolate WHYD16114869_AA chromosome 6, ASM1765450v1, whole genome shotgun sequence DNA region contains:
- the LOC121316605 gene encoding 4-galactosyl-N-acetylglucosaminide 3-alpha-L-fucosyltransferase 9-like, protein MTSSPIKGILRRVLCAVIFLGCFVTLIILYVNPSNSWISGPMESASSVFKIKKLFSSKNEALENQTIVLIWLWPFGQTFELNSCSSLFNIQGCLLTVDRSLYNKSHAILIHHRDITSDISNVPQTVRPPFQKWIWMNLESPTHTSQTSGLEHLFNLTLTYRRDADIQVPYGSLIGNQEPMEFVLPIKNKMACWVVSNWNPDHARVKYYNELDKHIEIHTYGKAFGEYLDDLISTVSTCKFYLSFENSIHKDYITEKLYNALQAGSVPIVLGPSRENYENYIPGDAFIHVDDFLSPRELADYLIALDKNEDMYLQYFSWRKHFSVRMARFWEEHACLTCDHIRRHQEYKSLPNLKTWFWK, encoded by the coding sequence ATGACATCTTCACCCATCAAAGGAATTTTACGCCGTGTGCTCTGTGCTGTCATCTTCCTGGGTTGCTTTGTGACTTTAATAATATTGTATGTCAATCCATCCAATAGCTGGATCTCCGGTCCCATGGAGTCAGCATCCTCTGTGTTCAAGATAAAAAAATTGTTCTCATCAAAAAATGAGGCGTTGGAAAATCAAACTATTGTGCTCATTTGGCTCTGGCCCTTTGGACAGACCTTTGAGTTGAATTCCTGCAGCTCTCTATTTAACATCCAAGGTTGTCTCTTAACAGTGGATAGGAGCCTATATAACAAATCTCATGCAATCCTTATCCACCACAGAGACATCACCTCGGACATCTCCAATGTACCACAAACTGTTCGACCCCCATTCCAGAAGTGGATATGGATGAACCTCGAATCTCCAACCCACACTTCACAAACATCTGGACTCGAGCACCTGTTCAACCTGACTTTAACTTACAGACGGGACGCTGATATTCAAGTGCCTTATGGATCCCTGATTGGAAACCAGGAGCCTATGGAGTTTGTTCtacccattaaaaacaaaatggcctGTTGGGTTGTGAGCAACTGGAACCCTGACCATGCTAGAGTGAAGTACTACAATGAGCTGGACAAGCACATTGAAATCCACACCTATGGCAAAGCCTTTGGCGAGTACTTGGATGACTTGATTTCCACGGTGTCCACTTGTAAATTTTATCTGTCCTTTGAGAATTCCATCCACAAGGACTACATCACAGAGAAGCTGTATAATGCTCTGCAGGCAGGGTCTGTACCAATCGTTCTGGGGCCTTCAAGAGAGAACTATGAGAATTATATCCCTGGTGACGCGTTTATTCACGTGGATGATTTCCTTTCACCAAGAGAGCTGGCGGATTACCTTATAGCCCTGGATAAAAATGAGGATATGTACCTCCAGTACTTCAGCTGGCGGAAACACTTTTCAGTGAGGATGGCAAGGTTTTGGGAGGAACACGCTTGTCTCACCTGTGATCATATTAGAAGACACCAGGAGTACAAGTCGCTTCCTAATCTTAAAACATGgttttggaaataa